GGACAAATAATCGACGAATTGGAAGCCCGTTACAGCGACCCTGAACAAGAGTCGCCATTGTCGGATGAACAATACGACCTGATGCACGATTATTATTGGAAAGGCAAAAAGAAACCGGCGAAGAAAGTGGGCGGTGTTAAGAACGTTGACATCACCCTTGAAGTTCCGATGAATAGTCTGGACAAATTCCGAACTGTTTCCTCTGCAAAACAAGCCATCTTTATGCGTGCATCAAGCTACGTCATTTCCGACAAGGAAGACGGGATTAGTTTGGCGATTACGTATGACGGTGGCGTTCCTGTTTTGGCTACAACCCGTGGCGAAACGGGATTGGTCGGAAAGGATGTGAGTAAAGTCATTCCGTATCTGAACATTCCTAAAAGCATCGCGTACAAAAAGCGCTTTATGGTGCGTGCTGAATTCACCATTGATACCAAGGTGTTTAAAGCGCATTTCCCGGACGATAAAACTGGTCGCAACACAGCCGGTGGACTTCTTAACCGCGACGTACCAGCACCGTGTATTGCCCTGTTTCGTGTCGTTTGCTACGAGATTCTGTTGGGTAAAAATGCAGGGCACAAATTAGAAGACCAGCTAAAGCTTCTGAAGAAGTATGGTTTCGATGTTGTGCCTTACATAGTCGTTGACGCAATCGACGAAGAATTCATGACCGAAAAACACAACGAGCGCAAGAAGAAAGCCAAGCGCGATATTGACGGCATCGTTGTTGCCAAAAACCAACCGTATAAAATTGAACCGGGTTATCCTGACTACGCATACGCCTTCAAAATCAACAGTCTCGAAACTGCTGTGCGCGTTGTGGTTAAAGAAGTCATATGGGAAGAAACACGGTATGGCAAATGGTTCCCACGAATCATGATCGAGCCAACAGTAATAGGCGGTGTTTTGGTTACGTTCTTCACAGGACACAATAACTATTACATCGAACATGGGCATCTGAAGCCGAAAAAGAAAGGCGAGCCGGTTCCTTATGAGCCGCGCCCGATCAATAAAGGCGCAGTCATTCTTGCTGTACGTAGTGGCGACGTAATCCCCTACATAATGCAGGTAGTCAAGGGTGCGAAAACCGCATCTAAACCAGAAGGTGCTTACAAGAAAAAAGGTGTGCATCTTGTGGTTGTTGAAACGCAGAAAACAAATACACGTGTGGTCAAGGAGCTAGCCCATTTCTTCTCAGAACTGGAAGTAGACGGCCTCAAACGTGGCGGCGTGCAAGTCCTCGTTGACGCAGGATATGACACCGTTAAAAAGATTCTGAAAATGTCGCGTATCGAAGCGCAAAGCCTACCGGGTTTTGCCGATAAAAGCGGCGCACAATTACACAAAGCATTGAAAGCCTGTAAGCCGCGTATGACGTTTTTGAATGTCGCCCGTGGATCAGCCGCTTTCGGTGAAGGTATTGGCCCTTCGCGTCTCACTGCGCTTATGGAAACCGTGCCAGATTTTATGGATCATGCGGATAAATCTGTTGAAGAATTGACGAAGATGGTCAAGACCGTTAAAGGTTTGGATAAACTCGCCGAACAGATTGCCGAGAACCTGAAAACATTTAATAAGTTTTGCAAACGTAATGGGATCACCTTAGCAGCAGCCGAGAAACAGGAAATTGTAGGCAACCAGATGGACGGCCAACGAATTCT
The genomic region above belongs to Patescibacteria group bacterium and contains:
- a CDS encoding BRCT domain-containing protein; this translates as MKFTAIQKRAMKANPLGFAKSMPRKELGQIIDELEARYSDPEQESPLSDEQYDLMHDYYWKGKKKPAKKVGGVKNVDITLEVPMNSLDKFRTVSSAKQAIFMRASSYVISDKEDGISLAITYDGGVPVLATTRGETGLVGKDVSKVIPYLNIPKSIAYKKRFMVRAEFTIDTKVFKAHFPDDKTGRNTAGGLLNRDVPAPCIALFRVVCYEILLGKNAGHKLEDQLKLLKKYGFDVVPYIVVDAIDEEFMTEKHNERKKKAKRDIDGIVVAKNQPYKIEPGYPDYAYAFKINSLETAVRVVVKEVIWEETRYGKWFPRIMIEPTVIGGVLVTFFTGHNNYYIEHGHLKPKKKGEPVPYEPRPINKGAVILAVRSGDVIPYIMQVVKGAKTASKPEGAYKKKGVHLVVVETQKTNTRVVKELAHFFSELEVDGLKRGGVQVLVDAGYDTVKKILKMSRIEAQSLPGFADKSGAQLHKALKACKPRMTFLNVARGSAAFGEGIGPSRLTALMETVPDFMDHADKSVEELTKMVKTVKGLDKLAEQIAENLKTFNKFCKRNGITLAAAEKQEIVGNQMDGQRILFTSIRDAEVQAWIIANGGKIATTVNQATSLIVKDESASNDKTKAAVSKGIPIITIAQFRKTNRI